In the genome of Coraliomargarita algicola, one region contains:
- a CDS encoding ammonium transporter: MIKARSIHMCSLATGISLVAPTLLSAQEAAAEAPSYLSQNTGDILWYLVAAVLVFFMQAGFALVETGLTRAKNACNIMMKNMLDFSFGVVAFAIVGYALMYGDSIGGIFGWSNGFFFMKDALMVGDDLASTNLVAAEWLFQVVFAATAATIASGVMAERTKFSAYIFYSIAITCLIYPVVGHWIWSGDGWLAAMGMRDYAGSTVVHSVGAWAGLAGAIVLGARKGKFDKEGKPLPIPGHNMPLATLGCFILIVGWFGFNAGSTLGAVDDMAYIAMVTMIAAATGCIGATMSTWVKFGKPDLSMTLNGALAGLVSITACCGSVSIIGAMAIGLIGGIIVVFSVLFFEQKLHVDDPVGAVSVHGICGIWGTLSVGLFGSTAIDSGLLSDGLLYGGTAQIGVQLIGILAVFVFVFPVSLLLFKAIKATSGLRVSESEEIEGLDISEHGNEAYADFQVYADLPEEDLA, encoded by the coding sequence ATGATTAAAGCTCGATCCATCCACATGTGCTCACTCGCAACGGGCATTTCACTCGTCGCGCCGACCTTACTATCGGCACAAGAAGCCGCCGCGGAGGCTCCGAGTTACCTAAGTCAAAACACTGGCGATATTCTTTGGTATCTCGTTGCTGCCGTTTTAGTATTTTTCATGCAAGCGGGATTTGCACTGGTTGAAACCGGTCTCACTCGAGCAAAGAATGCATGTAATATCATGATGAAAAATATGCTCGATTTCAGCTTTGGAGTGGTGGCATTCGCCATTGTCGGATATGCGCTGATGTATGGGGACTCGATCGGTGGCATTTTCGGATGGAGTAACGGCTTCTTCTTCATGAAGGATGCCTTAATGGTGGGTGACGATTTGGCGTCCACCAACCTCGTGGCAGCCGAGTGGCTATTCCAAGTAGTATTCGCCGCTACCGCGGCCACCATTGCTTCTGGAGTCATGGCCGAACGCACGAAGTTCAGTGCTTACATTTTCTATTCGATCGCGATTACTTGTTTAATCTATCCGGTGGTCGGACACTGGATTTGGTCTGGCGACGGCTGGCTGGCAGCCATGGGCATGCGTGACTACGCGGGTTCGACTGTCGTCCACTCAGTGGGTGCTTGGGCTGGACTGGCGGGGGCAATCGTGCTGGGTGCACGTAAGGGAAAATTCGACAAAGAAGGCAAACCACTCCCCATCCCTGGTCACAATATGCCACTCGCGACTTTGGGTTGCTTCATTCTGATCGTGGGCTGGTTCGGATTTAACGCGGGCTCAACACTGGGCGCAGTCGACGACATGGCCTACATTGCCATGGTCACAATGATCGCCGCGGCGACAGGTTGCATCGGTGCGACAATGTCCACTTGGGTAAAATTCGGCAAGCCCGACCTATCGATGACCTTGAATGGGGCTCTCGCCGGCCTAGTCAGCATCACCGCCTGCTGCGGGAGTGTTTCCATTATCGGCGCCATGGCCATCGGATTGATCGGCGGAATCATTGTGGTATTCTCCGTGCTATTCTTCGAACAAAAACTACATGTTGACGACCCGGTCGGCGCGGTGAGCGTGCACGGGATCTGCGGCATCTGGGGCACATTATCGGTAGGCTTGTTCGGTAGCACAGCAATCGACTCCGGCTTGTTATCGGACGGTTTGCTCTATGGCGGCACCGCGCAAATCGGTGTTCAATTAATCGGTATACTCGCTGTTTTCGTATTCGTCTTTCCAGTCTCTCTCTTGCTCTTCAAAGCGATCAAAGCCACCTCAGGCCTCCGCGTGAGTGAATCCGAAGAAATCGAAGGCTTGGACATTAGCGAGCATGGCAATGAAGCTTACGCCGACTTTCAGGTGTATGCGGATCTACCAGAAGAAGATCTGGCCTAA